In one Hypomesus transpacificus isolate Combined female chromosome 18, fHypTra1, whole genome shotgun sequence genomic region, the following are encoded:
- the cdk11b gene encoding cyclin-dependent kinase 11B isoform X7 — MEITIHNSPYVREDTTEDRGEEDESLAIKPPQQIARKDKSHHRKEEKRKDKRRHRSHSAEGAGKHVRPKDKEKERESERRKRQWEEQDKARRDWERQKRREQARAHSRRERAPDRIPPSSPDYRDRLEQVERQRERDRKLREQQQKEQREQKERERRAEERRKEREARREVPSHRGIPDEYGDKPKQSHRSRSPSRAPRDRPEHSEPRRSGVVKEDKPENLNDLLSDLQDISDSERKTSTAESSVGSGSGSDGEEDDENESSSQSEGEEESGSGSAGSDQTAGMENYEDVSEEEQSEEEFEEDRENGIHIPPVPESRFDHDTEESGEEMEEDEEDETGEGDVTPQSQTHSRSVTPEENYIPDSPPISPVELKKELPKYLPALQGCRSVEEFQCLNRIEEGTYGVVYRAKDKKTDEIVALKRLKMEKEKEGFPITSLREINTILKAQHPNIVTVREIVVGSNMDKIYIVMNYVEHDLKSLMETMKQPFLPGEVKTLMIQLLRGVRHLHDNWILHRDLKTSNLLLSHKGILKIGDFGLAREYGSPLKPYTPVVVTLWYRSPELLLGAKEYSTAVDMWSVGCIFGELLTQKPLFPGKSEIDQINKIFKDLGSPSEKIWPGYNELPAVKKMTFTEYPYNNLRKRFGALLSDQGFDLMNKFLTYCPSKRILSDEGLKHEYFRETPLPIEPSMFPTWPAKSEQQRVKRGTSPRPPEGGLGYSQLGDDDLKDTGFHLTSSNQGASAVGPGFSLKF; from the exons ATGGAAATAACAATTCATAATTCCCCGTACGTACGGGAAGACACTACTGAAGACAG gggagaagaggatgaaTCACTTGCTATCAAACCTCCGCAGCAAATAGCCAGGAAAGACAAATCTCACCAtagaaaagaagagaagagaaaggatAAAAGACGCCATCGTAGCCACTCTGCAGAAGGAG CAGGGAAACACGTGCGTCCcaaagacaaagagaaggagCGGGAGAGTGAGCGCAGGAAACGCCAGTGGGAGGAGCAGGACAAAGCCCGGCGAGACTGGGAGAGGCAGAAACGAAGAGAGCAGGCCAGAGCTCACTCACGCAGAGAGAG AGCCCCTGACAGGATTCCCCCGTCTTCCCCGGACTACAGGGACAGGCTGGAGCAGGTAGAGCGCCAGCGAGAGCGTGACAGGAAGCTCCGCGAACAGCAGCAGAAGGAGCAACGtgagcagaaagagagggagaggcgggcTGAGGAGCGCCGTAAGGAGCGTGAGGCACGCAGAGAAG TGCCATCCCACCGTGGGATACCTGATGAGTATGGCGACAAGCCCAAACAGAGCCACCGCAGCCGTAGTCCCAGCCGGGCTCCCAGGGACCGACCGGAGCACAGTGAGCCTCGCAGGAGTGGCG TTGTGAAGGAGGACAAGCCTGAGAACTTGAATGACCTGCTGTCAGACCTGCAGGACATCAGTGACAGCGAGAGGAAGACCAGCACGGCTGAATCCTCCGTGG GCTCAGGATCAGGCTCGGATGGGGAAGAGGATGATGAAAACGAGTCCAGCAgccagagtgagggagaggaggaatctGGGTCTGGTTCTGCAGGATCTGACCAGACTGCAGGTATGGAGAACTACG AGGACGTGAGTGAAGAGGAGCAGTCTGAAGAGGAGTTCGAAGAGGATAGGGAAAACGGCATCCACATTCCTCCAG TGCCCGAGTCACGTTTTGACCACGACACAGAGGAAAGCGGGGAGGAaatggaggaggatgaagaggatgaaACAGGGGAGGGAGATGTCACACCCCAGTCTCAAACCCACTCCCGCTCAGTCACCCCTGAGGAGAACTATATTCCTGACTCTCCACCCATCTCTCCTGTGGAACTGAAGAAGGAGCTGCCCAAATATCTGCCTGCCCTTCAG GGCTGTCGAAGTGTTGAGGAATTCCAGTGTCTCAACCGGATAGAGGAGGGGACCTATGGGGTGGTGTACAGAGCCAAGGATAAAAAGACAG ATGAGATTGTGGCCTTGAAAAGACTGAAGAtggaaaaggagaaggagggattcCCTATCACATCGCTGAGAGAGATCAACACCATCCTGAAAGCACAACATCCAAACATCGTCACTGTCAGG GAAATTGTTGTAGGAAGCAACATGGATAAGATCTACATAGTGATGAATTATGTGGAACACGACCTGAAGAGCCTGATGGAGACCATGAAACAGCCGTTCCTTCCAG GGGAAGTGAAGACTCTGATGATTCAGCTGTTGAGAGGTGTCCgccatctccatgacaactgGATTCTCCACCGTGACCTGAAGACATCTAACCTGCTGCTCAGCCACAAGGGCATTCTAAAG ATTGGGGACTTTGGTCTGGCCCGAGAGTATGGTTCTCCCCTGAAGCCATACACACCTGTGGTGGTGACCCTGTGGTACCGCTCACCAGAGCTGCTGCTGGGAGCTAAG GAGTACTCCACAGCTGTGGACATGTGGTCTGTGGGCTGCATATTTGGCGAGCTCCTTACCCAGAAACCTCTTTTCCCTGGAAAATCTGAAATTGACCAAATTAACAAGATAtttaag GATTTGGGGTCTCCCAGTGAGAAGATCTGGCCAGGCTACAACGAGCTCCCTGCAGTGAAGAAGATGACTTTCACAGAGTACCCGTACAATAACCTGCGCAAGCGCTTCGGGGCACTCCTATCAGACCAAGGCTTTGACCTCATGAACAA GTTCCTCACTTACTGCCCTAGCAAAAGAATCTTATCGGACGAGGGACTGAAGCATGAATACTTTCGTGAGACGCCGCTTCCCATTGAACCGTCCATGTTCCCCACCTGGCCAGCCAAGAGCGAGCAGCAGAGGGTGAAGAGAGGCACCAGCCCCCGACCCCCGGAGGGAGGCCTGGGCTACAGTCAGCTG GGTGATGACGACTTGAAAGACACAGGGTTCCACCTTACATCCAGTAACCAGGGAGCttctgcagtgggtccagggtTCAGCCTTAAGTTCTGA
- the cdk11b gene encoding cyclin-dependent kinase 11B isoform X6: MEITIHNSPYVREDTTEDSLIFTNSRGEEDESLAIKPPQQIARKDKSHHRKEEKRKDKRRHRSHSAEGAGKHVRPKDKEKERESERRKRQWEEQDKARRDWERQKRREQARAHSRRERAPDRIPPSSPDYRDRLEQVERQRERDRKLREQQQKEQREQKERERRAEERRKEREARREVPSHRGIPDEYGDKPKQSHRSRSPSRAPRDRPEHSEPRRSGVVKEDKPENLNDLLSDLQDISDSERKTSTAESSVGSGSGSDGEEDDENESSSQSEGEEESGSGSAGSDQTAGMENYEDVSEEEQSEEEFEEDRENGIHIPPVPESRFDHDTEESGEEMEEDEEDETGEGDVTPQSQTHSRSVTPEENYIPDSPPISPVELKKELPKYLPALQGCRSVEEFQCLNRIEEGTYGVVYRAKDKKTDEIVALKRLKMEKEKEGFPITSLREINTILKAQHPNIVTVREIVVGSNMDKIYIVMNYVEHDLKSLMETMKQPFLPGEVKTLMIQLLRGVRHLHDNWILHRDLKTSNLLLSHKGILKIGDFGLAREYGSPLKPYTPVVVTLWYRSPELLLGAKEYSTAVDMWSVGCIFGELLTQKPLFPGKSEIDQINKIFKDLGSPSEKIWPGYNELPAVKKMTFTEYPYNNLRKRFGALLSDQGFDLMNKFLTYCPSKRILSDEGLKHEYFRETPLPIEPSMFPTWPAKSEQQRVKRGTSPRPPEGGLGYSQLGDDDLKDTGFHLTSSNQGASAVGPGFSLKF, translated from the exons ATGGAAATAACAATTCATAATTCCCCGTACGTACGGGAAGACACTACTGAAGACAG TCTCATTTTCACAAATTCcaggggagaagaggatgaaTCACTTGCTATCAAACCTCCGCAGCAAATAGCCAGGAAAGACAAATCTCACCAtagaaaagaagagaagagaaaggatAAAAGACGCCATCGTAGCCACTCTGCAGAAGGAG CAGGGAAACACGTGCGTCCcaaagacaaagagaaggagCGGGAGAGTGAGCGCAGGAAACGCCAGTGGGAGGAGCAGGACAAAGCCCGGCGAGACTGGGAGAGGCAGAAACGAAGAGAGCAGGCCAGAGCTCACTCACGCAGAGAGAG AGCCCCTGACAGGATTCCCCCGTCTTCCCCGGACTACAGGGACAGGCTGGAGCAGGTAGAGCGCCAGCGAGAGCGTGACAGGAAGCTCCGCGAACAGCAGCAGAAGGAGCAACGtgagcagaaagagagggagaggcgggcTGAGGAGCGCCGTAAGGAGCGTGAGGCACGCAGAGAAG TGCCATCCCACCGTGGGATACCTGATGAGTATGGCGACAAGCCCAAACAGAGCCACCGCAGCCGTAGTCCCAGCCGGGCTCCCAGGGACCGACCGGAGCACAGTGAGCCTCGCAGGAGTGGCG TTGTGAAGGAGGACAAGCCTGAGAACTTGAATGACCTGCTGTCAGACCTGCAGGACATCAGTGACAGCGAGAGGAAGACCAGCACGGCTGAATCCTCCGTGG GCTCAGGATCAGGCTCGGATGGGGAAGAGGATGATGAAAACGAGTCCAGCAgccagagtgagggagaggaggaatctGGGTCTGGTTCTGCAGGATCTGACCAGACTGCAGGTATGGAGAACTACG AGGACGTGAGTGAAGAGGAGCAGTCTGAAGAGGAGTTCGAAGAGGATAGGGAAAACGGCATCCACATTCCTCCAG TGCCCGAGTCACGTTTTGACCACGACACAGAGGAAAGCGGGGAGGAaatggaggaggatgaagaggatgaaACAGGGGAGGGAGATGTCACACCCCAGTCTCAAACCCACTCCCGCTCAGTCACCCCTGAGGAGAACTATATTCCTGACTCTCCACCCATCTCTCCTGTGGAACTGAAGAAGGAGCTGCCCAAATATCTGCCTGCCCTTCAG GGCTGTCGAAGTGTTGAGGAATTCCAGTGTCTCAACCGGATAGAGGAGGGGACCTATGGGGTGGTGTACAGAGCCAAGGATAAAAAGACAG ATGAGATTGTGGCCTTGAAAAGACTGAAGAtggaaaaggagaaggagggattcCCTATCACATCGCTGAGAGAGATCAACACCATCCTGAAAGCACAACATCCAAACATCGTCACTGTCAGG GAAATTGTTGTAGGAAGCAACATGGATAAGATCTACATAGTGATGAATTATGTGGAACACGACCTGAAGAGCCTGATGGAGACCATGAAACAGCCGTTCCTTCCAG GGGAAGTGAAGACTCTGATGATTCAGCTGTTGAGAGGTGTCCgccatctccatgacaactgGATTCTCCACCGTGACCTGAAGACATCTAACCTGCTGCTCAGCCACAAGGGCATTCTAAAG ATTGGGGACTTTGGTCTGGCCCGAGAGTATGGTTCTCCCCTGAAGCCATACACACCTGTGGTGGTGACCCTGTGGTACCGCTCACCAGAGCTGCTGCTGGGAGCTAAG GAGTACTCCACAGCTGTGGACATGTGGTCTGTGGGCTGCATATTTGGCGAGCTCCTTACCCAGAAACCTCTTTTCCCTGGAAAATCTGAAATTGACCAAATTAACAAGATAtttaag GATTTGGGGTCTCCCAGTGAGAAGATCTGGCCAGGCTACAACGAGCTCCCTGCAGTGAAGAAGATGACTTTCACAGAGTACCCGTACAATAACCTGCGCAAGCGCTTCGGGGCACTCCTATCAGACCAAGGCTTTGACCTCATGAACAA GTTCCTCACTTACTGCCCTAGCAAAAGAATCTTATCGGACGAGGGACTGAAGCATGAATACTTTCGTGAGACGCCGCTTCCCATTGAACCGTCCATGTTCCCCACCTGGCCAGCCAAGAGCGAGCAGCAGAGGGTGAAGAGAGGCACCAGCCCCCGACCCCCGGAGGGAGGCCTGGGCTACAGTCAGCTG GGTGATGACGACTTGAAAGACACAGGGTTCCACCTTACATCCAGTAACCAGGGAGCttctgcagtgggtccagggtTCAGCCTTAAGTTCTGA
- the cdk11b gene encoding cyclin-dependent kinase 11B isoform X5 translates to MGDEKDTWKVKTLDEILQEKKRRKELEERTEPKCQKNFAPCPVPQTDDREAKRDTPEEGELRDHRMEITIHNSPYVREDTTEDRGEEDESLAIKPPQQIARKDKSHHRKEEKRKDKRRHRSHSAEGAGKHVRPKDKEKERESERRKRQWEEQDKARRDWERQKRREQARAHSRRERDRLEQVERQRERDRKLREQQQKEQREQKERERRAEERRKEREARREVPSHRGIPDEYGDKPKQSHRSRSPSRAPRDRPEHSEPRRSGVVKEDKPENLNDLLSDLQDISDSERKTSTAESSVGSGSGSDGEEDDENESSSQSEGEEESGSGSAGSDQTAGMENYEDVSEEEQSEEEFEEDRENGIHIPPVPESRFDHDTEESGEEMEEDEEDETGEGDVTPQSQTHSRSVTPEENYIPDSPPISPVELKKELPKYLPALQGCRSVEEFQCLNRIEEGTYGVVYRAKDKKTDEIVALKRLKMEKEKEGFPITSLREINTILKAQHPNIVTVREIVVGSNMDKIYIVMNYVEHDLKSLMETMKQPFLPGEVKTLMIQLLRGVRHLHDNWILHRDLKTSNLLLSHKGILKIGDFGLAREYGSPLKPYTPVVVTLWYRSPELLLGAKEYSTAVDMWSVGCIFGELLTQKPLFPGKSEIDQINKIFKDLGSPSEKIWPGYNELPAVKKMTFTEYPYNNLRKRFGALLSDQGFDLMNKFLTYCPSKRILSDEGLKHEYFRETPLPIEPSMFPTWPAKSEQQRVKRGTSPRPPEGGLGYSQLGDDDLKDTGFHLTSSNQGASAVGPGFSLKF, encoded by the exons ATGGGGGACGAAAAGGACACCTGGAAAGTGAAGACACTTGACGAGATTCTCCAAGAGAAGAAACGTAGaaaagagctggaggagaggactgaGCCCAAGTGCCAGAAAAAT TTCGCGCCGTGCCCTGTTCCACAGACGGATGATCGGGAAGCCAAACGTGACACTCCGGAGGAAGGAGAACTACGGGATCACAGAATGGAAATAACAATTCATAATTCCCCGTACGTACGGGAAGACACTACTGAAGACAG gggagaagaggatgaaTCACTTGCTATCAAACCTCCGCAGCAAATAGCCAGGAAAGACAAATCTCACCAtagaaaagaagagaagagaaaggatAAAAGACGCCATCGTAGCCACTCTGCAGAAGGAG CAGGGAAACACGTGCGTCCcaaagacaaagagaaggagCGGGAGAGTGAGCGCAGGAAACGCCAGTGGGAGGAGCAGGACAAAGCCCGGCGAGACTGGGAGAGGCAGAAACGAAGAGAGCAGGCCAGAGCTCACTCACGCAGAGAGAG GGACAGGCTGGAGCAGGTAGAGCGCCAGCGAGAGCGTGACAGGAAGCTCCGCGAACAGCAGCAGAAGGAGCAACGtgagcagaaagagagggagaggcgggcTGAGGAGCGCCGTAAGGAGCGTGAGGCACGCAGAGAAG TGCCATCCCACCGTGGGATACCTGATGAGTATGGCGACAAGCCCAAACAGAGCCACCGCAGCCGTAGTCCCAGCCGGGCTCCCAGGGACCGACCGGAGCACAGTGAGCCTCGCAGGAGTGGCG TTGTGAAGGAGGACAAGCCTGAGAACTTGAATGACCTGCTGTCAGACCTGCAGGACATCAGTGACAGCGAGAGGAAGACCAGCACGGCTGAATCCTCCGTGG GCTCAGGATCAGGCTCGGATGGGGAAGAGGATGATGAAAACGAGTCCAGCAgccagagtgagggagaggaggaatctGGGTCTGGTTCTGCAGGATCTGACCAGACTGCAGGTATGGAGAACTACG AGGACGTGAGTGAAGAGGAGCAGTCTGAAGAGGAGTTCGAAGAGGATAGGGAAAACGGCATCCACATTCCTCCAG TGCCCGAGTCACGTTTTGACCACGACACAGAGGAAAGCGGGGAGGAaatggaggaggatgaagaggatgaaACAGGGGAGGGAGATGTCACACCCCAGTCTCAAACCCACTCCCGCTCAGTCACCCCTGAGGAGAACTATATTCCTGACTCTCCACCCATCTCTCCTGTGGAACTGAAGAAGGAGCTGCCCAAATATCTGCCTGCCCTTCAG GGCTGTCGAAGTGTTGAGGAATTCCAGTGTCTCAACCGGATAGAGGAGGGGACCTATGGGGTGGTGTACAGAGCCAAGGATAAAAAGACAG ATGAGATTGTGGCCTTGAAAAGACTGAAGAtggaaaaggagaaggagggattcCCTATCACATCGCTGAGAGAGATCAACACCATCCTGAAAGCACAACATCCAAACATCGTCACTGTCAGG GAAATTGTTGTAGGAAGCAACATGGATAAGATCTACATAGTGATGAATTATGTGGAACACGACCTGAAGAGCCTGATGGAGACCATGAAACAGCCGTTCCTTCCAG GGGAAGTGAAGACTCTGATGATTCAGCTGTTGAGAGGTGTCCgccatctccatgacaactgGATTCTCCACCGTGACCTGAAGACATCTAACCTGCTGCTCAGCCACAAGGGCATTCTAAAG ATTGGGGACTTTGGTCTGGCCCGAGAGTATGGTTCTCCCCTGAAGCCATACACACCTGTGGTGGTGACCCTGTGGTACCGCTCACCAGAGCTGCTGCTGGGAGCTAAG GAGTACTCCACAGCTGTGGACATGTGGTCTGTGGGCTGCATATTTGGCGAGCTCCTTACCCAGAAACCTCTTTTCCCTGGAAAATCTGAAATTGACCAAATTAACAAGATAtttaag GATTTGGGGTCTCCCAGTGAGAAGATCTGGCCAGGCTACAACGAGCTCCCTGCAGTGAAGAAGATGACTTTCACAGAGTACCCGTACAATAACCTGCGCAAGCGCTTCGGGGCACTCCTATCAGACCAAGGCTTTGACCTCATGAACAA GTTCCTCACTTACTGCCCTAGCAAAAGAATCTTATCGGACGAGGGACTGAAGCATGAATACTTTCGTGAGACGCCGCTTCCCATTGAACCGTCCATGTTCCCCACCTGGCCAGCCAAGAGCGAGCAGCAGAGGGTGAAGAGAGGCACCAGCCCCCGACCCCCGGAGGGAGGCCTGGGCTACAGTCAGCTG GGTGATGACGACTTGAAAGACACAGGGTTCCACCTTACATCCAGTAACCAGGGAGCttctgcagtgggtccagggtTCAGCCTTAAGTTCTGA
- the cdk11b gene encoding cyclin-dependent kinase 11B isoform X2: MGDEKDTWKVKTLDEILQEKKRRKELEERTEPKCQKNFAPCPVPQTDDREAKRDTPEEGELRDHRMEITIHNSPYVREDTTEDSLIFTNSRGEEDESLAIKPPQQIARKDKSHHRKEEKRKDKRRHRSHSAEGAGKHVRPKDKEKERESERRKRQWEEQDKARRDWERQKRREQARAHSRRERAPDRIPPSSPDYRDRLEQVERQRERDRKLREQQQKEQREQKERERRAEERRKEREARREVPSHRGIPDEYGDKPKQSHRSRSPSRAPRDRPEHSEPRRSGVVKEDKPENLNDLLSDLQDISDSERKTSTAESSVGSGSGSDGEEDDENESSSQSEGEEESGSGSAGSDQTAEDVSEEEQSEEEFEEDRENGIHIPPVPESRFDHDTEESGEEMEEDEEDETGEGDVTPQSQTHSRSVTPEENYIPDSPPISPVELKKELPKYLPALQGCRSVEEFQCLNRIEEGTYGVVYRAKDKKTDEIVALKRLKMEKEKEGFPITSLREINTILKAQHPNIVTVREIVVGSNMDKIYIVMNYVEHDLKSLMETMKQPFLPGEVKTLMIQLLRGVRHLHDNWILHRDLKTSNLLLSHKGILKIGDFGLAREYGSPLKPYTPVVVTLWYRSPELLLGAKEYSTAVDMWSVGCIFGELLTQKPLFPGKSEIDQINKIFKDLGSPSEKIWPGYNELPAVKKMTFTEYPYNNLRKRFGALLSDQGFDLMNKFLTYCPSKRILSDEGLKHEYFRETPLPIEPSMFPTWPAKSEQQRVKRGTSPRPPEGGLGYSQLGDDDLKDTGFHLTSSNQGASAVGPGFSLKF; this comes from the exons ATGGGGGACGAAAAGGACACCTGGAAAGTGAAGACACTTGACGAGATTCTCCAAGAGAAGAAACGTAGaaaagagctggaggagaggactgaGCCCAAGTGCCAGAAAAAT TTCGCGCCGTGCCCTGTTCCACAGACGGATGATCGGGAAGCCAAACGTGACACTCCGGAGGAAGGAGAACTACGGGATCACAGAATGGAAATAACAATTCATAATTCCCCGTACGTACGGGAAGACACTACTGAAGACAG TCTCATTTTCACAAATTCcaggggagaagaggatgaaTCACTTGCTATCAAACCTCCGCAGCAAATAGCCAGGAAAGACAAATCTCACCAtagaaaagaagagaagagaaaggatAAAAGACGCCATCGTAGCCACTCTGCAGAAGGAG CAGGGAAACACGTGCGTCCcaaagacaaagagaaggagCGGGAGAGTGAGCGCAGGAAACGCCAGTGGGAGGAGCAGGACAAAGCCCGGCGAGACTGGGAGAGGCAGAAACGAAGAGAGCAGGCCAGAGCTCACTCACGCAGAGAGAG AGCCCCTGACAGGATTCCCCCGTCTTCCCCGGACTACAGGGACAGGCTGGAGCAGGTAGAGCGCCAGCGAGAGCGTGACAGGAAGCTCCGCGAACAGCAGCAGAAGGAGCAACGtgagcagaaagagagggagaggcgggcTGAGGAGCGCCGTAAGGAGCGTGAGGCACGCAGAGAAG TGCCATCCCACCGTGGGATACCTGATGAGTATGGCGACAAGCCCAAACAGAGCCACCGCAGCCGTAGTCCCAGCCGGGCTCCCAGGGACCGACCGGAGCACAGTGAGCCTCGCAGGAGTGGCG TTGTGAAGGAGGACAAGCCTGAGAACTTGAATGACCTGCTGTCAGACCTGCAGGACATCAGTGACAGCGAGAGGAAGACCAGCACGGCTGAATCCTCCGTGG GCTCAGGATCAGGCTCGGATGGGGAAGAGGATGATGAAAACGAGTCCAGCAgccagagtgagggagaggaggaatctGGGTCTGGTTCTGCAGGATCTGACCAGACTGCAG AGGACGTGAGTGAAGAGGAGCAGTCTGAAGAGGAGTTCGAAGAGGATAGGGAAAACGGCATCCACATTCCTCCAG TGCCCGAGTCACGTTTTGACCACGACACAGAGGAAAGCGGGGAGGAaatggaggaggatgaagaggatgaaACAGGGGAGGGAGATGTCACACCCCAGTCTCAAACCCACTCCCGCTCAGTCACCCCTGAGGAGAACTATATTCCTGACTCTCCACCCATCTCTCCTGTGGAACTGAAGAAGGAGCTGCCCAAATATCTGCCTGCCCTTCAG GGCTGTCGAAGTGTTGAGGAATTCCAGTGTCTCAACCGGATAGAGGAGGGGACCTATGGGGTGGTGTACAGAGCCAAGGATAAAAAGACAG ATGAGATTGTGGCCTTGAAAAGACTGAAGAtggaaaaggagaaggagggattcCCTATCACATCGCTGAGAGAGATCAACACCATCCTGAAAGCACAACATCCAAACATCGTCACTGTCAGG GAAATTGTTGTAGGAAGCAACATGGATAAGATCTACATAGTGATGAATTATGTGGAACACGACCTGAAGAGCCTGATGGAGACCATGAAACAGCCGTTCCTTCCAG GGGAAGTGAAGACTCTGATGATTCAGCTGTTGAGAGGTGTCCgccatctccatgacaactgGATTCTCCACCGTGACCTGAAGACATCTAACCTGCTGCTCAGCCACAAGGGCATTCTAAAG ATTGGGGACTTTGGTCTGGCCCGAGAGTATGGTTCTCCCCTGAAGCCATACACACCTGTGGTGGTGACCCTGTGGTACCGCTCACCAGAGCTGCTGCTGGGAGCTAAG GAGTACTCCACAGCTGTGGACATGTGGTCTGTGGGCTGCATATTTGGCGAGCTCCTTACCCAGAAACCTCTTTTCCCTGGAAAATCTGAAATTGACCAAATTAACAAGATAtttaag GATTTGGGGTCTCCCAGTGAGAAGATCTGGCCAGGCTACAACGAGCTCCCTGCAGTGAAGAAGATGACTTTCACAGAGTACCCGTACAATAACCTGCGCAAGCGCTTCGGGGCACTCCTATCAGACCAAGGCTTTGACCTCATGAACAA GTTCCTCACTTACTGCCCTAGCAAAAGAATCTTATCGGACGAGGGACTGAAGCATGAATACTTTCGTGAGACGCCGCTTCCCATTGAACCGTCCATGTTCCCCACCTGGCCAGCCAAGAGCGAGCAGCAGAGGGTGAAGAGAGGCACCAGCCCCCGACCCCCGGAGGGAGGCCTGGGCTACAGTCAGCTG GGTGATGACGACTTGAAAGACACAGGGTTCCACCTTACATCCAGTAACCAGGGAGCttctgcagtgggtccagggtTCAGCCTTAAGTTCTGA